AGGCAATTTGATAATGCTGCCTCAATTATTAGACTGTGTTCCTGTTGCCCTACTGTATGCTTCCAAGTGGTCCTATTTGGAGATAGATTTAGGGCAAggaaaaaaggagaagaaaggCTAGGTAGAATAAGCCATTTGGAGTTTGGACTGATTACTCTGTGTGGCTGAGTAGTAATAAGTTGCCTCTTTTTTCCAGATTCCAGAATCTGGAATTATTAGTTCATCCATCACATGCGGACAGGATAATTCTTCATTTTGGTTTACCTTTTCAGGGGATGACTTATTGTTGGAATTCTTGCCTTTGCATAATTAGAAAGTTCACTTTTATCACCTGTCTCTTGATTTATGCTTTCATCATGTGAATGCCATAGTCCTTCGTGGCTTGGAACCAAAGTACAGCACTCTCTTCAGCTAAATTTACAGTTTTGTAACTAGTTTGCATCTTCTCTAACTTGTGAAACTGAGGAATCTTATTACCTAATCCAGATCAGATATCGCGTGGAAGGATGCTAAATATGCTCAGATTTGGGAGTACCTCAGGGATGAATTCGAATTAACTCAGAGATTCGCAAGCCTTGATTTCAAGTTGAAATTTGTAGAGGTATTGCCCCTAGGAGTCCCTTTATACCTTCTAGTTACCATTTCCTTACCGCGTTGTAAATTATCCCTGcttatgtttttctttaccCCTGCAGCATAACATTCGTTTCCTTCAAGAGATTCTCCAGAATAGGAAATCAGATTTCCTCGAGTGGCTGATTATCATCCTAATAGGTGCTGAAATCCTCATATCCGTGTACGACATTGCTCATAAATCGTCAATCACATCTTTATAGAATCCCCCCTTGATCATTTCAAAGATACGTACCACGCCTCATCCTGATTCCGGATTGGATATTTGTACATACTACTACAAAAATTAGCATGCTCTTTATATGCAAACTGGTTACAGATAGTTATTTCCCTTGTAAATCTTGACCCGTAGCCCCTATATTTTCACCACCACGAATTTGTACAAGTTTTGAATTCTGTAATTCATTTGCTGTCTAAAGGAAATTGAACTCTTCTCCCCTCTGAGGTTAAAGAAATTTGTGGTTGTTAGTGTGGCCCTTTCTTACAAGTATGTCTAGATGCAGAACAAGGCTGTAACTTCCTCAATGCTTTTCGTGTAATCTAGTGTTTCACCAAGATTGTACTTCTCAATCGCATCTGCACTTACTAAACTGGGTGCGCCTATCTTAATACCAGAACTATCTTTTGCTGTTGAACTGAGGGAAATGCTAATTCAAATCGCGTTTGGTCccatttgaactaattatatagcaaGTACAATACATTTAGCCTTCAATTGGtgtatagtttaaaaaaatgatcaatcacatgataagtattttttctataattaatttggttcgaccaaacttgatttgtGTATGAATTTTTCGAAGAACTATTCCGTGGAAGGTGGTGTTTGTCATGTTCAATGAAGTCTTGAAAATgagaagaatttgtgttttcCCGAGTAATGAAATTAGTTTTGATCAAACTTGCTCGTTTTAATGAGAAGTTATCAATGTTTGAATAATACATTTCTTGACAAGATGTTAGTACGATGTACTCAaggaatatattatatatgtgtgaagttttattattaattaatgatgtatttataattataactacaattGCAATGAATTTACTTGTAGTTTCATAAATGACAGGaaatgtgtttaattaaaccaaattttaggtggggtttgtgtaatttatccaaaattattGCATGATCCTAGgagttttttttcaaattatgacTACGGAgtaaaagattataatttatactaaaattaaaaaaaaacatcatctATAATCACAAATGGCTGTTAATGATACTATcatactaattttaaaatatgacaatttactccattattttagaatttacatgtaattatcttttttttttggaaaaagaaaatagttctattttattttaacagcgctacactttttttattatgtcaataatcaattttatttttgttattctaaatgtaatttattgattatatattttattattatttatggtatttttaaaatataaaaaaatatttattatatacacaaaGACAATGTGCCAGGCAATgggtgaaaaaaaaaattaaaatgaaataaaacaaaaggcTGAAATGAACATCGTACATTAACTAACATTTCTTTCAAAGTTTGGTCATATAGAAACCAAATTTGGTCTTTATGTTAGTTAAATTAGATCCAGACCCAAACGCAGATCCATTACTATCGAATTATTCGGGCAAAAGGATACGGATCCAAGCCACATATGGGTAGGGTGAATGCCCAGTTCAGAAATATGGAAATGACAGACATAGCCCTGTAGACACGGTTAATTACGAAACACGCACAACTACTTGATAAAGTCCAACTCGGCGTGGGCACAACCCGACCCATTTCATTTCCTTTCCTTTCTCAAGTCTGTGACTGTTAAACCAAAATACTGACAGAATCTCCAACCAAGAACAAGAGAAGAGGTAATAATCTCTCGattcctttctttcttctctctctctcaccctctctcttttttttttttttttttttcaagtctGTGACTGTTAAACCAAAATACTGACAGAATCTCCAACCAAGAACAAGAGAAGAGGTAATAATCTCTCGattcctttctttcttctctctctctcaccctctccctttttttttttttttttttggtttcttgggGTTTTAAATTGAATGAATTGGCTTTAATTGTATGAAATTGTTTACGGACGATTTTCATTACATCGTGGAGGTGCAGTCGTGTATTGGAATCAGATTTTTGTCTTCCCAATTCCCATTCGTGATGGAAACTGGAAGAAAATTGCAGATTCGATTCTTAAATCGAAGTGGGTTTCCgaaaatttgtgtaaatgtAGTCTTTCTGATGCATTTCAGTGAATTCTGCTGAGAATTTGATGCTTTTCGGTGAATGCTCTGAGAAAtaattgggggggggggggggggggggggggtttagGTGTTCCAACTTCGGTGAATGCTTATGTTTTTGTTGCACTGATTTATAGTACATAATGCTTGATTTCATGTTATGAGGATTTTGGGGATGGTAGATCACTCGAAGTTTGACATTTTCTtatcaaattgaaattacTGTACTGGATATAAAACTTCATTGGTCTGCAGTGTTTGTCGGATTTTAAGCTGTGGACTTTTATTGCGTAAGATGAGCTTCTAAAAGTGGTGGTAGTAACCGCATTTAAATTTCTTACTGTTTGTTAAGGATGGCAAGCACTGTGGATGCAGCCGGAGAACCTATCCCAACTTCGTCGGTTTTGATGGCCGCTGCGAAGCATATAGGGACTAGATGCCGAAATGAGAATTTAGCATTTTTGAAGTGCAAGAAGGATGACCCAAACCCTGAGAAATGCCTCGATAAAGGACGCCAAGTAACTCAATGCGTGCTTCACCTGTAAGTTAAATCATGATACTTGTAGGTGTGATGCAAGATAGATTCTTTCTACCCTTACTATTGTCTAATTGTTTGGCCGCTTAATGAATGTGATTATTAGAGCATTATATGGCAGCTACTGAAAGTGCTGAGCCATTGGTCTTAACATCAAAGTCCTATATACTTGACGTTGAAGGTGGCAGGTTCagtcttttaaatttaaagtgtCTGATTTGAGATCAGTTGTAGGTAGGGGATATTTCATGGTTACTGATTTCACTGTTTTTTCTGTATTGAAAGCTGATCTGAAGTAcgattatcaaaattatatgttaGTACAAACAGAACTTAATGTTTATGCTTTTCGTCCAGGTTTTGGCTGCCTTATGAGACTGGTAATTGTATGGGGAAGTTGTAGCCAACACTAGATATTAGTTGAATGCTTACTACTGTTGACCTTTCATAAACTTAATTGGTTCTCTACACTTGAACTATAAGGGGTCCCTCTCTCCATCTTCCACACTCTGCCTTTCTTCTGTATTTTCTCCCTTTCTCtctttatatttcttcttgaatttctctttttccccttttctttcttcttttcatctAACTCGGATTTCTTTTCCTCCCTTCTATGGCCATGGCTGAGCCCCTCTCTGGTGCTCTCTGCATTATCCTACATGACCAATCACTAGAGAAAGACGGATGAGGGAGAAGGAATAGGTTAAGATACTCTTTGATCATGgctgaaaatatatacattcacAAATCATAGTAAAGATACAGAACATATGGGCAAACTTGTAGAGTTTTTCTTCAGGCCTGTTATTATATTCTCATGCAGGACATTAAGGTGAAATTTTCGAGCACTCAACTCACCTTTTAGATAATCAGTTTGTCTCTCCCTTTGAAGCTTTTGTGCTGCCCCCACGCTCTTCAATTTGTAGGGACAAGTTGCTCAGATTTAACACATATCTTGTAAGTTAGACATCCTATAATATGAAGATGCTTTCATTTAACGAATTAAGGTGAGTCAATGAAAACGCACATCAGAAATGCATGTATATCCTAATTTCCTAGCCTTAGAAACCTATTCCCTGTTTGGTCTACCCTAGCATCCCTTAATCCCTTTAAATATTTCCAGTTCCTACTAAATAGTGTTGCTGTCTTTTCTTAGAGTCAACCTTGGTTACAATTGATGTGTTTTTAGGTTCTCCTCTTCCTTTCATTGTGAAAGAAAGAGGGCAATCTCACATGAAATTGACCTAAATGAAGGAGAAAGGGGGCTCTTCCATTGTTTCGTCTTTGCTTTGGCCTACAAGGATAGAACTGAGCGATTGTCCCCAAGTTTCATACTATTTAAATATGTAAGTGTTATATATAGTTGTTGGAAgaattttattgcttttgataGTAGAGATAAATTAGATGTTATGTGTTTGATTTTCTGTATTCCATGTACTACTTGTGGCCTGATCTTCTCCCGGTTTTTCCGTTAACAGGAACTAGTTACGAATAAGCGCACCACTTGCAATAACACTTCTAGCTAAACCCATAGCTCTCTGCAACTAGACTACCTTTGAGCCAAATCCAAACCTGATCCCCAAGTTCAGCAATTTTTGCTGTATTAGAAACAATTTGAAGAGAACCAAGAACGGAAGATACCCACAAACAACGTCAATATTGAACATAATATGTGCATCTCCAGACTTAGATATGCTATAAATCAAAGTGTGTTATTCTTTAAAATGCAATGTCACAGACTGCCGCACCAGTTACATGACTTATGAATACTgtatttgcatttttcttgCCTGTGAgcatatgtaaaattatacagAACAGGAAGATTACATTAGAATGAAACTGTGAatcttaattcaaattatttcgACATGTAAATGCAGGTCAGGTTTGACCATGGTAATCAGAACccataatttgatcaaaatgcccATAACTAAGATCCATTATGAATCCATCTACTGTTGCCAACCCATCCCATGTGCATCATGTTTGGGTTAACCATCCTGTAGATCCGTAATGTAATTCATTCCCAATAGAGGCTTTTACATTTTGATCTATTTCTGAACCCCAGGCTGACCCTTCTGCAGTTTGAAGATTTCCATGTATGCATTTCTGTGGATATACTAGTATTCAGCAAGATCATCTTTCTTGTACCTAGACTTCTAGTTGAAGTGCTCGTAAATATGCAGTTTCAGGGACGAGAAACTATGATAATGGAACACTTGAACGTGTACCATCTTGAGAGCAAAAGGAGAGAACCCCAGACTGTCTAGTTTCAAACTACCAATTCTAACAGCGTTGTGTTATTTGTAGGCTGAGAGATCTCCACCAGAACTGCAACAAAGAACTGGATGCTTATGCTGGATGCATGTATTACCATacaaatgaatttgaattgtGCCGCAAAGAGCAAAAGGAGTTTGAGAAAGCTTGCCCCCTCTGACAAGGATAAGGAGCAAGACCCTCCGACCTTGTGAAACAGAATAAAATTACCCAACCATCTGCATTTTATCGGATTTTTTTTGGTCCAACGTACTTTTCATTGATCTATTCTCCGTTGTATGGTAGCAGAAAACTCGTTTGGATGTGAAGAAATGTCGCCTGTTTGAAGTATTGCAGAAAATCCATTGGCTAAATGCCATTTTACCCACcgaattttgttaaattagcaaaaaaaaaccctctGTGTTTTGAAATGAGCAAAATCCCAGCAAATAAAATcccattttattataaattgacGGAAAGTGGTGTGGATGCTGGGTGGTGACTTGAGCCGTTTTggtcaatatttttagtccacgttggactaaaatacccaTTATATGAGTGTATAAGAGACTAAGGCATCTTagatttgtttttaacttgttttgagtaatttttttattattttatctctctaaaaaagtaaaaaatttcttttaaatatatttatttaatgattcgaaaacattatataaaatttttaatatttaataatttaaactaaaaaattgaattacaatcacaatataaaatttaaatatcttaacaaATGCGGATactaatgaaatataaaattcacaCATTGTcaactaatttatatattaagtaaattatatttaaatttattacattataaagTGGAGTGATCAGTGGCCATGCCCAAATCTATAcgaataatacaaatatgtgttaataactaatattcataacaaaaaaaaaattgtataagaGTTATTAAGTAACTTTTACCTGCAACAATTGCAGCGCACCACCAATTGCAGCTTTGCCTTTTGTGCTGCCATTGCATAATTCACGATATAAAAATGCCAGCACAGCACTCCCCCAACTATAGTTCCTGGCCATTTCtatatcttctaattttgaaagatatagTAATGACACCAGGTTACCTGATGAATTTGGGCACATCATCCCACTCAATAGAAGCAACACAACAACACTGGCATACTGGATGACGATTTCGTGGAGAGTGTTTTGAGTAATATTGACTGTGCATAAGGTACGTCATCATCCTCTGAAGCAGCTATGGCACATCGAACTACTCAGCAAATATTTTACCGCTCTATACCATTTTTCGGACAAACATTCCCGGAGGTACCCGTGGATTCCATTGATGTACCGAACATGAagtatgcaaaattttatgacaaGAATGAAGGCAGACTTGATGTGGTaatacttttcaaaaataaagaaacttTAATCGAGGCGGTGAAAGATTACTCGATACGACATGCACGTCGTGAGTATTGGGTAGCTGAGAGTTTGAAGGTCAAGTGGAAAGTATACTGTAAGCAGCGCAGCccaggtatatatatatatatttctataagtaTAAGCATACATGATTAATCGATTGattcatgtttatttttttcagatatGCGGTGTAGATGGGAGCTGTGAGAGattttgtaacaaaaaattggaaggtggataataacaaaataggataaaatgcataaaattccCCTGTATTTTAGAAAGTATGCAAAACACTCCCACTATTTTCAGAATAGACTAAAAACTCCctcctgttttgttttagtcagcaaaaaatcCCCATTCTGTTAGAAACTAATGAAAGGTGGAGGAGACGCGCGTCTGCTGCGTTTCGTAGTCATTTTCTGTGGTTTaggttcatatttaataatactttGGACTAAAATATCCTTCTATGGGTCTATATAACATACAAAGGGCTTTTTGGCTTATTTTGTGTCTTCCTTTTGCCATTTCTCActcttaaaaataagtattaaattttatcatattaaatttaaattaaaatattaaattaatttaatttatttaatattaaatattaaattaaattatatttaaattcaacaaattttatatttgttaattattaaatctaaaattgttttaattaattaaaaaatatatttaattacaataattatcattataattattcttaattagttaaaatatttaattattgtaattatttaaaataactcttaattaactaaaaaatattttaattaatataattaaaattaattaaaaattttaaaaaataaaaaaaagtcagATCACGAAGCATTGCCGGTGGTCCACGAccgaaaaattgaaatgtatGTATAGAGTTGATGAAAATCGGTGGGAGGGGGCTCATTCGATTCGCAAAGAGGAGACGAAGTGATTGGTGGTGGTCTACGACCGTGGGTCGATATGTCCCTTATGAGCGACTACGCCAATCTTTATATGTTTTGGCCACGTTCGTTTCCGCTCCGAAGAAGAAGGTTTGGATCTTTCAATCTTATGTCGTGAGGGATGTGACCTATGTTAGGTCCATAAGATACCACAGCTTTTGGTGTTCTATGATTCACCTCCGAATAATGAGTAGGTAGTTctattcttttgatttttctcttcatAGTAAACTGATGGGGGGATGCGGAGCAATAGGTCGAATTACTATATAAAGAAGAGTTGTAAACTATAGGATTTCTTGTTTGAGTAGGAATATTTCGGTTTTTCTCGTTCCTTCTCTTCGATAAGAATAGGGATTTGAAATGATACAAATTCCTCTTCATTCTCTTGTGCTCATCGAAATAACTGCCTAAGCATACTTTTTTTGATCCAAACTTCTTTCTGTCTTCTTCTTGCATAGAAGAACGCAACTGTTGCAAAAACCGGGATTTTAGTAGTAGGCAGCATTCCTTCTTAGTCTTGAGTTTTCGGAACCATTCTGTTTTGGTTCTTCTCCACATTCTGACCGGGCGATCCGGAAATTTTCCTATGAATTTTTCAACTGATATTTCGATATAGAAAGATCTCCTTATTTCTTCACCGCGGGTTCTCgcatcattttcttgaaaagataTTATATCACCGTGGGACactttaaaatgaataatgtTTACCATTATATTATTCACACAAACCCTTCGATGACTTATCGGCTGCCTTGCTTGAGGAATAGTTTCACGAAAATGGAGACGAACCGGAATAACGTCCGATCTTGTTTCTGGATTGAGTAGAAAGGGGATATATGATCGTTTTCTTCTTCTGTGCATCTCTGTGATGGGTAAATCTCCATGAAAAAGGGACAACTTTCGTGTAGTTTGTGATTGAATGTAACTGTTAAGATTTTCTCTCGAATAAATCTTTCTCTTAATAGATCTCTTCTTGTTTCTCAATCTTTGGAGAATGCGGCGTTGTATTATTGTAAGTTCTTTGTTCCAAACATTTCCTGAAAGTAGATGACAAGTTTTAAATCTTAATGCAGGCAAGGCATATCTCGTTGAATCAGTCTTTTTCGCCACATCGCGTATAATGGAAATCGAACCCCCTCTGCTGCTGTTGGGCGGATGGAGAATGCAATACTTCGACCCAGCAACTTGTTAGGAATATAAAATCTAAcgattgagattaattgattagatctaacgatcaatatttgatcaaaaaagatccaacggtcattaaaataagaaataatatatattaagtaagggtataacggtatttttctaaaaaattaacacaattagttggatttaacggagaaAGGGCGATTGagttgagttttacaaaacacaggggtgtttttagcctattctc
This region of Sesamum indicum cultivar Zhongzhi No. 13 linkage group LG4, S_indicum_v1.0, whole genome shotgun sequence genomic DNA includes:
- the LOC105161137 gene encoding NADH-ubiquinone oxidoreductase 20.8 kDa subunit-like isoform X1 is translated as MASTVDAAGEPIPTSSVLMAAAKHIGTRCRNENLAFLKCKKDDPNPEKCLDKGRQVTQCVLHLFSSSFHCERKRAISHEIDLNEGERGLFHCFVFALAYKDRTERLSPSFILFKYAERSPPELQQRTGCLCWMHVLPYK
- the LOC105161137 gene encoding NADH dehydrogenase [ubiquinone] 1 alpha subcomplex subunit 8-B-like isoform X2; the protein is MASTVDAAGEPIPTSSVLMAAAKHIGTRCRNENLAFLKCKKDDPNPEKCLDKGRQVTQCVLHLLRDLHQNCNKELDAYAGCMYYHTNEFELCRKEQKEFEKACPL
- the LOC105161138 gene encoding LOW QUALITY PROTEIN: uncharacterized protein LOC105161138 (The sequence of the model RefSeq protein was modified relative to this genomic sequence to represent the inferred CDS: inserted 1 base in 1 codon); this encodes MWRKRLIQRDMXLPALRFKTCHLLSGNVWNKELTIIQRRILQRLRNKKRSIKRKIYSRENLNSYIQSQTTRKLSLFHGDLPITEMHRRRKRSYIPFLLNPETRSDVIPVRLHFRETIPQARQPISHRRVCVNNIMVNIIHFKVSHGDIISFQENDARTRGEEIRRSFYIEISVEKFIGKFPDRPVRMWRRTKTEWFRKLKTKKECCLLLKSRFLQQLRSSMQEEDRKKFGSKKVCLGSYFDEHKRMKRNLYHFKSLFLSKRRNEKNRNIPTQTRNPIVYNSSLYSNSTYCSASPHQFTMKRKIKRIELPTHYSEVNHRTPKAVVSYGPNIGHIPHDIRLKDPNLLLRSGNERGQNI